The Psychrobacillus sp. FSL K6-2836 nucleotide sequence AGATACAACATACCAACCCGCCGATAGTCCCCATTCTCCGTACGCTTTTGACGCAACACCGACCGAACTACCACCACCAATTTCAGTAGCGGCAAGTGTTCCTGCAAGCATAATTGGCCCTAAACGTCGTCCAGCTAAATGATAATCTTCACTACTCTTAATTTTTGTTTTTGCATAAAAACCAATCCCAATCATCACTAGCATGTAAACTATAATAATTCCCCATATAATACCCATGTAATGCCCCCTTCATCGGAATATTTTTTATTTACTTACTGTCTGTCTAATTTGAGGATAATCCCTAACAATAACAACACCAACAGGTTTTCGGTATGCCTCTTCCCCCTGAACAACTACTTGCCCGTTAACAATAACTGTTTCAATACCAACATTGTGTTGACGCGGCTTTTCAAAAGTTGCTTGATCTATAATTTTATCTGGGTCGAAAATTACGATATCCGCGGCCAGTCGCTCACGGATTATTCCTCGATCTTGTAATCCTATAATACGAGCCGGTTGCGATGTCATACGCCGAATCATTTCTTCAAGAGTCGTTACCTTTTCTTCTCGCACATATTTACCTAAAATTCTAGGGAAGGACCCATATGCACGTGGATGTGGTTCTCCTCCCAACAATCCATCAGAACCTACCGTACCAGCTGGATGTGCCAAAATCATCTTAACCGATTCTTCATTCATAACGAAATCAATCATGCCAACGCTATTTTTCTCATGAACAATTAAATCCAAAGCCACATCTGCCTCATCTTTACCATCAATTTTTGCTATTTCTTCAATAGTTTTACCTATACAGTATTGTTTTTCAGTTGTTTCAACTGATGTGATAATGATGCCACTCCATCCAGCCCATTTTGCAATACTATCCCAGCCTTTAAGAGCTGTAGACATTTCATTTTTAATTTGATCACGTAATTGCAAATCTTCAAGACGTTTTAACATTTCTTCAGTTCCACCATCATGTGCCCATGGCGGTAAAATTGCGCTTAGCATCGTACTACCTGCAATGTATGGATATTGATCGAATGTAACTTCTAATCCTGTATTTCGTGCTTCATCAATTTTCTTTAAAACATCAGCTGTTTTATGCCAATTGTCTTTACCACAATTTTTCAAATGAGAGAAATGCAGATGAGCCCCACATCGTTTCATCATTGCGATTAACTCATCCATAGATTCTAAAATTTCATCGCCTTCACTACGCTGATGAATTACTAGAGGTACGCCGTATTCAGCAATTACTTGACATAATGCTTCAAGCTCTTTCATTTCCGCAAAGCAACAAGGGAGGTAAATTAATCCCGTAGAAAGGCCAACTGCTCCCTCATCTAAAGATCTTCGGAGAACATCTTGCATTCTCTTAATTTCTTCATCGGTAGCTGGGCGATTTGCTAAGCCCATTACCTCCATACGAATATTTCCATGCGGTGCC carries:
- a CDS encoding N-acyl-D-amino-acid deacylase family protein, with the translated sequence MVDLIIRNGKIIDGTGSPWYYGDIAVKEGKIEKIGLLTDVQAQKEIDAKGLVVSPGFIDMHTHSDLVILEEPLIEAKVRQGITTDLLGQDGIAAAPLPREYVSTWQKNLAGLDGTPAIDWDWQTVGEYIEKIKRNKPSYNLAVLAPHGNIRMEVMGLANRPATDEEIKRMQDVLRRSLDEGAVGLSTGLIYLPCCFAEMKELEALCQVIAEYGVPLVIHQRSEGDEILESMDELIAMMKRCGAHLHFSHLKNCGKDNWHKTADVLKKIDEARNTGLEVTFDQYPYIAGSTMLSAILPPWAHDGGTEEMLKRLEDLQLRDQIKNEMSTALKGWDSIAKWAGWSGIIITSVETTEKQYCIGKTIEEIAKIDGKDEADVALDLIVHEKNSVGMIDFVMNEESVKMILAHPAGTVGSDGLLGGEPHPRAYGSFPRILGKYVREEKVTTLEEMIRRMTSQPARIIGLQDRGIIRERLAADIVIFDPDKIIDQATFEKPRQHNVGIETVIVNGQVVVQGEEAYRKPVGVVIVRDYPQIRQTVSK